A stretch of the Opisthocomus hoazin isolate bOpiHoa1 chromosome 2, bOpiHoa1.hap1, whole genome shotgun sequence genome encodes the following:
- the LOC142360538 gene encoding uncharacterized protein LOC142360538 isoform X1, which yields MEPFYLYDLGLLTENKAIRRLLCPMATQLCHLILTLEWEDGIRQAFPDLGESAEKLAKATEELASVARRLAEESSDDVFREETCPAAESLVLAGRCVLLAARKLQVQPDNPSHREELAASAKRVLTETLKILQIEDAAGVRRIIQAASWLLECLSMLRDAGDMPGLLAAFQAFSKALLLLSNLTAKRLEELGDCPRQKSLSQTLQLLQKCVPLLHAAKHTDLKHPCDRQVNLSKDYAFQLTERTIKELASLLIDNTGSKEPRDRNGTFSQHVSRLLALLSRPDPVHLSDSEFSAHVEAVVSCCMLLADLSRPDLKLDLVKRCCILLRLRKSICSHAGQQEGWPGQSWGESSLEEECHTMREEVETLDQAVLTATLCQILDTTFEGKEPLRQLVENALRLAGTGGFPAGQGRFLKKLQPLTATFFRHAQQMLRAADFVLARCTKTQTAREIGECVEYLKRLLASLPPLLTEMSRNTAQVSAAEQLQSLYHAWAGTTESLLRGFEETVGMPEFLKLSVQEMAKHMEWCEKALESQNPERFSWHATHLTSGAQWVVEATTRYVDRATDPIFRNGLLVWVQQLANSILDLKAVAALCPARLSCPKARDVFSKAASCLMDTAHHVQDGLDGSNHPDILSPLREQARSTDVAKVLELSPLCAGLKNITGEAVLQEDILSRPSPRVGNLHPDGVPRKGDMHPVITALLAATRARDMAAVNAACSALLELSNGCIDAAKEVLPVAQSPQMEMLGQYPKIVLLTPCVISLARETAPRQLCCPSRLLQMALMLSERICETKECLAAVAGSWYSLSQQVFGFILSADFLRGKQALDETMMGLAGAVQLAGDIASMACSKGNPTSSDVWKSFLEVQAKFSRAQMNTKVLLEKAASFEGSCRAGEATLELHCVQWAVSMHVLLGAVDRFIGRDVLLLRELRSAMKNKLCSQSLLAAVSENSLRLQEAARLSYLSCSEDCDRSEILALREEIKVLMEALLDASNTLSVSPLSTASLYIRFELLQRDLALRAKALLLHLEKVNTEHLRVIRGVIEPALSPLSQEDRERRREAFEEKASQLMSNVQWVKTTLQDVLEASTQLQSQANLLSITDHLLVLTSDAVSSASQLLQSCQDEGRHLHLDSIAWYWSAKAHYLVTQLQAVQGISGHVVQLIRERLQNAGDQHSPRKHSSTAKLFPAQEPDALNHTKSAETCPSRRRRGSGAAREAHEMLLSRQHQNGPPSISLASSPAKHEREDSDMWQSGPSKLSQVTKDMATRMLHMTQFLRKKGPITSKDQLVACASQIASDGQVFVKFGLVVAKHCLDPRCSAELLCAAEQTHTISSQLGMVARVKAVTTESKSSSELLVSNAQNLIQAVLHILRAAEAACIKGLRQPPPDSEEEEVAAFCIQWRKNLLRHRAKESLNSDRDELGLRKTWARAEPTLAAMVQEQSPQTTNTPKRPKPIKGHTITDSHL from the exons ATGGAGCCTTTTTATCTCTACGACCTCGGACTCCTAACAGAAAACAAAGCTATTCGGAGGCTCCTCTGCCCCATGGCCACGCAGCTCTGCCATCTAATCCTCACCCTGGAATGGGAAGATGGGATTCGTCAGGCCTTTCCCGATTTAGGGGAGAGTGCGGAAAAATTAGCCAAAGCCACGGAAGAACTCGCTTCTGTTGCCAGAAG GTTGGCTGAGGAGTCCAGTGACGACGTGTTCAGGGAGGAGACGTGTCCCGCGGCCGAGTCCCTCGTCCTGGCAGGGAGGTGCGTGCTGCTGGCAGCCCGCAAGCTCCAGGTACAGCCCGACAATCCCAGCCACAGGGAAGAGCTGGCTGCCTCGGCAAAAAGGGTCCTAACAGAGACACTGAAG ATCCTTCAGATCGAAGATGCTGCTGGGGTGAGGAGGATAATTCAGGCTGCCAGCTGGCTTTTGGAGTGCCTGAGCATGCTGCGGGATGCAGGGGACATGCCAGGACTGCTGGCTGCTTTCCAGGCCTTTTCCAAGGCCTTGCTTCTGCTGAGCAATCTGACAGCAAAGCGCCTCGAGGAACTCGGAGATTGTCCTCGACAGAAGAGCTTGTCCCAGACTTTGCAGCTCCTTCAGAAGTGCGTTCCTTTGCTCCATGCAGCCAAGCACACCGATCTTAAACACCCCTGTGATCGGCAAGTCAACCTCTCCAAAGACTATGCTTTCCAGCTGACGGAGAGGACCATCAAAGAGCTCGCATCCCTGCTCATCGACAATACGGGCAGCAAGGAGCCGCGGGACAGAAATGGGACCTTCTCCCAGCACGTGAGCAGGCTGCTGGCTCTCCTCTCTCGCCCAGACCCAGTGCACCTCTCTGACAGCGAGTTCAGTGCTCATGTGGAAGCGGTTGTTTCCTGCTGCATGCTTCTAGCAGACTTGTCCAGGCCAGATCTGAAGCTGGACCTGGTAAAACGTTGTTGCATTCTGTTACGGCTGAGGAAGAGCATCTGCAGCCATGCAGGACAGCAGGAGGGATGGCCAGGGCAAAGCTGGGGAGAAAGCAGCCTGGAGGAGGAATGTCACACCATGAGAGAGGAGGTGGAGACTCTCGACCAGGCGGTGCTCACAGCTACTCTGTGCCAAATCCTCGACACCACCTTTGAGGGTAAGGAGCCCCTGAGGCAGTTAGTTGAAAATGCCCTTCGCCTTGCTGGTACAGGGGGTTTTCCAGCAGGACAAGGAAGATTTTTAAAGAAGCTGCAGCCCCTCACTGCCACCTTCTTCAGACACGCCCagcagatgctcagagcagcagaCTTTGTTCTGGCCAGGTGCACCAAAACCCAAACCGCTAGAGAAATTGGGGAGTGCGTAGAGTATCTGAAGAGACTCCTTGCCAGTCTCCCTCCCCTGCTCACAGAAATGAGCAGAAATACAGCCCAGGTGAGCGCTGCTGAGCAACTGCAGTCCTTGTACCACGCGTGGGCTGGGACAACAGAAAGCCTCTTGCGGGGTTTCGAGGAGACGGTCGGCATGCCTGAATTCCTTAAGCTGTCTGTCCAGGAAATGGCCAAGCACATGGAATGGTGTGAAAAGGCCCTGGAAAGTCAGAACCCTGAGAGGTTCTCTTGGCATGCAACTCACCTCACCAGTGGGGCTCAGTGGGTGGTTGAAGCTACCACCAGGTACGTGGACAGAGCCACAGACCCCATTTTCAGGAACGGCCTGCTGGTTTGGGTTCAACAACTGGCCAACTCCATCCTTGACCTGAAAGCAGTCGCAGCCCTTTGCCCAGCGAGACTCTCCTGCCCCAAAGCCAGGGATGTCTTTTCAAAGGCAGCAAGCTGCCTGATGGATACTGCTCACCATGTCCAGGACGGGCTGGATGGGTCCAACCACCCAGACATCCTCAGCCCTCTCCGGGAACAAGCACGAAGCACTGATGTTGCAAAGGTGCTTGAACTCAGCCCATTGTGTGCTGGGCTAAAAAACATTACAGGTGAGGCGGTGTTGCAAGAAGACATCTTAAGTCGTCCGTCTCCACGAGTGGGTAACTTACACCCAGATGGTGTCCCAAGGAAAGGAGATATGCACCCTGTCATTACGGCTCTCCTAGCAGCGACAAGAGCCCGTGATATGGCAGCTGTCAACGCTGCTTGCTCTGCCTTGCTTGAACTCTCCAATGGCTGTATTGATGCGGCAAAGGAAGTGCTGCCCGTTGCCCAGTCTCCCCAGATGGAGATGCTGGGGCAGTACCCGAAGATTGTATTACTGACACCATGTGTGATTAGCCTGGCCAGGGAAACAGCCCCAAGGCAGCTTTGCTGTCCAAGCAGACTTCTCCAAATGGCACTCATGCTCTCAGAAAGGATCTGTGAGACCAAAGAGTGCCTGGCAGCCGTGGCAGGCTCTTGGTATAGTCTGTCTCAGCAAGTATTTGGCTTTATCTTGTCTGCTGACTTTCTGAGAGGCAAACAGGCTTTGGATGAGACCATGATGGGTTTAGCAGGAGCGGTTCAGTTAGCAGGAGACATTGCAAGCATGGCCTGTAGTAAGGGAAATCCCACTTCCTCTGATGTCTGGAAGAGCTTTCTAGAGGTCCAAGCCAAGTTTTCACGTGCTCAGATGAACACCAAAGTGTTACTGGAGAAAGCAGCGTCCTTTGAGGGctcctgcagggcaggagaggccACGCTGGAGCTGCACTGTGTCCAGTGGGCCGTCAGCATGCATGTCCTGCTGGGCGCTGTGGATCGGTTCATAGGCAGGGACGTCCTGCTCCTGAGGGAGCTAAGGAGCGCCATGAAGAACAAGCTCTGCTCGCAGAGCCTCTTGGCTGCTGTGTCTGAGAACTCCCTGAGGCTGCAGGAGGCCGCCCGGCTCTCTTACTTGTCCTGCTCCGAAGACTGCGATCGCAGCGAAATCCTAGCGCTCAGGGAGGAGATAAAGGTGCTAATGGAAGCACTGCTGGATGCCTCCAATACCCTCTCGGTCTCCCCACTGTCTACTGCCAGCTTGTACATTCGCTTTGAGCTCCTGCAGAGAGACTTGGCCCTCAGGGCCAAGGCACTATTGCTGCACCTGGAGAAGGTCAATACTGAACACCTGCGGGTCATCCGAGGTGTCATTGAACCAGCCCTGTCCCCCCTCTCTCAAGaggacagggagaggagaagagaggcctTTGAAGAGAAGGCAAGTCAGCTAATGTCCAATGTTCAGTGGGTCAAAACCACCCTCCAAGATGTTCTGGAGGCCAGCACTCAACTGCAGTCGCAGGCAAACCTGCTCTCCATCACAGACCACCTCCTGGTCCTCACATCTGATGCAGTGAGCAGCGCCAGCCAGCTCCTCCAGAGCTGCCAGGACGAAGGGCGTCATCTCCACCTAGACAGTATTGCCTGGTACTGGTCAGCAAAGGCGCACTACCTTGTCACGCAGCTTCAGGCTGTCCAGGGCATCAGTGGACATGTTGTGCAGCTCATCAGAGAACGCTTGCAGAATGCAGGGGACCAGCACTCTCCAagaaaacacagcagcacagccaaGCTCTTCCCAGCCCAAGAGCCTGATGCTCTGAACCACACTAAGTCAGCAGAAACTTGCCCAAGCAGGCGCAGACGAGGAAGTGGAGCTGCCAGGGAGGCACATGAAATG TTATTGTCTCGACAGCACCAGAACGGTCCTCCCAGCATCTCCCTTGCCAGCAGCCCTGCGAAGCATGAGAGAGAAGACAGTGACATGTGGCAGAGTGGCCCCAGCAAGCTGTCCCAGGTCACCAAGGACATGGCAACAAGGATGCTTCACATGACTCAGTTCCTGAGGAAGAAGGGCCCCATTACG aGTAAGGACCAGCTTGTCGCCTGCGCAAGTCAAATTGCTTCCGACGGGCAGGTATTTGTTAAATTTGGCCTTGTTGTTGCAAAGCACTGCCTCGACCCGAGGtgctccgcagagctgctgtgcgCCGCAGAGCAGACCCACACCATCAGCAGCCAGCTTGGCATGGTGGCCCG gGTAAAAGCAGTCACTACAGAGAGCAAGTCCTCTTCTGAGCTGCTCGTGAGCAACGCGCAGAACCTAATTCAAGCAGTTTTACACAttctgagggcagccgaggcagcATGTATCAAA GGTTTGCGACAGCCCCCGCCTGACTCTGAAGAAGAAGAAGTAGCTGCTTTTTGCATACAGTGGAGAAAAAACCTGTTGCGACATAGAGCCAAGGAGTCTTTAAACTCAGACAGGGATGAATTAGGGCTCCGCAAGACTTGGGCAAGGGCCGAACCCACCCTGGCGGCTATGGTGCAAGAACAATCACCTCAGACCACGAATACCCCCAAGCGTCCAAAACCTATTAAAGGACATACAATTACGGACAGCCACCTGTAA
- the LOC142360538 gene encoding uncharacterized protein LOC142360538 isoform X2, with the protein MEPFYLYDLGLLTENKAIRRLLCPMATQLCHLILTLEWEDGIRQAFPDLGESAEKLAKATEELASVARRLAEESSDDVFREETCPAAESLVLAGRCVLLAARKLQVQPDNPSHREELAASAKRVLTETLKILQIEDAAGVRRIIQAASWLLECLSMLRDAGDMPGLLAAFQAFSKALLLLSNLTAKRLEELGDCPRQKSLSQTLQLLQKCVPLLHAAKHTDLKHPCDRQVNLSKDYAFQLTERTIKELASLLIDNTGSKEPRDRNGTFSQHVSRLLALLSRPDPVHLSDSEFSAHVEAVVSCCMLLADLSRPDLKLDLVKRCCILLRLRKSICSHAGQQEGWPGQSWGESSLEEECHTMREEVETLDQAVLTATLCQILDTTFEGKEPLRQLVENALRLAGTGGFPAGQGRFLKKLQPLTATFFRHAQQMLRAADFVLARCTKTQTAREIGECVEYLKRLLASLPPLLTEMSRNTAQVSAAEQLQSLYHAWAGTTESLLRGFEETVGMPEFLKLSVQEMAKHMEWCEKALESQNPERFSWHATHLTSGAQWVVEATTRYVDRATDPIFRNGLLVWVQQLANSILDLKAVAALCPARLSCPKARDVFSKAASCLMDTAHHVQDGLDGSNHPDILSPLREQARSTDVAKVLELSPLCAGLKNITGEAVLQEDILSRPSPRVGNLHPDGVPRKGDMHPVITALLAATRARDMAAVNAACSALLELSNGCIDAAKEVLPVAQSPQMEMLGQYPKIVLLTPCVISLARETAPRQLCCPSRLLQMALMLSERICETKECLAAVAGSWYSLSQQVFGFILSADFLRGKQALDETMMGLAGAVQLAGDIASMACSKGNPTSSDVWKSFLEVQAKFSRAQMNTKVLLEKAASFEGSCRAGEATLELHCVQWAVSMHVLLGAVDRFIGRDVLLLRELRSAMKNKLCSQSLLAAVSENSLRLQEAARLSYLSCSEDCDRSEILALREEIKVLMEALLDASNTLSVSPLSTASLYIRFELLQRDLALRAKALLLHLEKVNTEHLRVIRGVIEPALSPLSQEDRERRREAFEEKASQLMSNVQWVKTTLQDVLEASTQLQSQANLLSITDHLLVLTSDAVSSASQLLQSCQDEGRHLHLDSIAWYWSAKAHYLVTQLQAVQGISGHVVQLIRERLQNAGDQHSPRKHSSTAKLFPAQEPDALNHTKSAETCPSRRRRGSGAAREAHEMHQNGPPSISLASSPAKHEREDSDMWQSGPSKLSQVTKDMATRMLHMTQFLRKKGPITSKDQLVACASQIASDGQVFVKFGLVVAKHCLDPRCSAELLCAAEQTHTISSQLGMVARVKAVTTESKSSSELLVSNAQNLIQAVLHILRAAEAACIKGLRQPPPDSEEEEVAAFCIQWRKNLLRHRAKESLNSDRDELGLRKTWARAEPTLAAMVQEQSPQTTNTPKRPKPIKGHTITDSHL; encoded by the exons ATGGAGCCTTTTTATCTCTACGACCTCGGACTCCTAACAGAAAACAAAGCTATTCGGAGGCTCCTCTGCCCCATGGCCACGCAGCTCTGCCATCTAATCCTCACCCTGGAATGGGAAGATGGGATTCGTCAGGCCTTTCCCGATTTAGGGGAGAGTGCGGAAAAATTAGCCAAAGCCACGGAAGAACTCGCTTCTGTTGCCAGAAG GTTGGCTGAGGAGTCCAGTGACGACGTGTTCAGGGAGGAGACGTGTCCCGCGGCCGAGTCCCTCGTCCTGGCAGGGAGGTGCGTGCTGCTGGCAGCCCGCAAGCTCCAGGTACAGCCCGACAATCCCAGCCACAGGGAAGAGCTGGCTGCCTCGGCAAAAAGGGTCCTAACAGAGACACTGAAG ATCCTTCAGATCGAAGATGCTGCTGGGGTGAGGAGGATAATTCAGGCTGCCAGCTGGCTTTTGGAGTGCCTGAGCATGCTGCGGGATGCAGGGGACATGCCAGGACTGCTGGCTGCTTTCCAGGCCTTTTCCAAGGCCTTGCTTCTGCTGAGCAATCTGACAGCAAAGCGCCTCGAGGAACTCGGAGATTGTCCTCGACAGAAGAGCTTGTCCCAGACTTTGCAGCTCCTTCAGAAGTGCGTTCCTTTGCTCCATGCAGCCAAGCACACCGATCTTAAACACCCCTGTGATCGGCAAGTCAACCTCTCCAAAGACTATGCTTTCCAGCTGACGGAGAGGACCATCAAAGAGCTCGCATCCCTGCTCATCGACAATACGGGCAGCAAGGAGCCGCGGGACAGAAATGGGACCTTCTCCCAGCACGTGAGCAGGCTGCTGGCTCTCCTCTCTCGCCCAGACCCAGTGCACCTCTCTGACAGCGAGTTCAGTGCTCATGTGGAAGCGGTTGTTTCCTGCTGCATGCTTCTAGCAGACTTGTCCAGGCCAGATCTGAAGCTGGACCTGGTAAAACGTTGTTGCATTCTGTTACGGCTGAGGAAGAGCATCTGCAGCCATGCAGGACAGCAGGAGGGATGGCCAGGGCAAAGCTGGGGAGAAAGCAGCCTGGAGGAGGAATGTCACACCATGAGAGAGGAGGTGGAGACTCTCGACCAGGCGGTGCTCACAGCTACTCTGTGCCAAATCCTCGACACCACCTTTGAGGGTAAGGAGCCCCTGAGGCAGTTAGTTGAAAATGCCCTTCGCCTTGCTGGTACAGGGGGTTTTCCAGCAGGACAAGGAAGATTTTTAAAGAAGCTGCAGCCCCTCACTGCCACCTTCTTCAGACACGCCCagcagatgctcagagcagcagaCTTTGTTCTGGCCAGGTGCACCAAAACCCAAACCGCTAGAGAAATTGGGGAGTGCGTAGAGTATCTGAAGAGACTCCTTGCCAGTCTCCCTCCCCTGCTCACAGAAATGAGCAGAAATACAGCCCAGGTGAGCGCTGCTGAGCAACTGCAGTCCTTGTACCACGCGTGGGCTGGGACAACAGAAAGCCTCTTGCGGGGTTTCGAGGAGACGGTCGGCATGCCTGAATTCCTTAAGCTGTCTGTCCAGGAAATGGCCAAGCACATGGAATGGTGTGAAAAGGCCCTGGAAAGTCAGAACCCTGAGAGGTTCTCTTGGCATGCAACTCACCTCACCAGTGGGGCTCAGTGGGTGGTTGAAGCTACCACCAGGTACGTGGACAGAGCCACAGACCCCATTTTCAGGAACGGCCTGCTGGTTTGGGTTCAACAACTGGCCAACTCCATCCTTGACCTGAAAGCAGTCGCAGCCCTTTGCCCAGCGAGACTCTCCTGCCCCAAAGCCAGGGATGTCTTTTCAAAGGCAGCAAGCTGCCTGATGGATACTGCTCACCATGTCCAGGACGGGCTGGATGGGTCCAACCACCCAGACATCCTCAGCCCTCTCCGGGAACAAGCACGAAGCACTGATGTTGCAAAGGTGCTTGAACTCAGCCCATTGTGTGCTGGGCTAAAAAACATTACAGGTGAGGCGGTGTTGCAAGAAGACATCTTAAGTCGTCCGTCTCCACGAGTGGGTAACTTACACCCAGATGGTGTCCCAAGGAAAGGAGATATGCACCCTGTCATTACGGCTCTCCTAGCAGCGACAAGAGCCCGTGATATGGCAGCTGTCAACGCTGCTTGCTCTGCCTTGCTTGAACTCTCCAATGGCTGTATTGATGCGGCAAAGGAAGTGCTGCCCGTTGCCCAGTCTCCCCAGATGGAGATGCTGGGGCAGTACCCGAAGATTGTATTACTGACACCATGTGTGATTAGCCTGGCCAGGGAAACAGCCCCAAGGCAGCTTTGCTGTCCAAGCAGACTTCTCCAAATGGCACTCATGCTCTCAGAAAGGATCTGTGAGACCAAAGAGTGCCTGGCAGCCGTGGCAGGCTCTTGGTATAGTCTGTCTCAGCAAGTATTTGGCTTTATCTTGTCTGCTGACTTTCTGAGAGGCAAACAGGCTTTGGATGAGACCATGATGGGTTTAGCAGGAGCGGTTCAGTTAGCAGGAGACATTGCAAGCATGGCCTGTAGTAAGGGAAATCCCACTTCCTCTGATGTCTGGAAGAGCTTTCTAGAGGTCCAAGCCAAGTTTTCACGTGCTCAGATGAACACCAAAGTGTTACTGGAGAAAGCAGCGTCCTTTGAGGGctcctgcagggcaggagaggccACGCTGGAGCTGCACTGTGTCCAGTGGGCCGTCAGCATGCATGTCCTGCTGGGCGCTGTGGATCGGTTCATAGGCAGGGACGTCCTGCTCCTGAGGGAGCTAAGGAGCGCCATGAAGAACAAGCTCTGCTCGCAGAGCCTCTTGGCTGCTGTGTCTGAGAACTCCCTGAGGCTGCAGGAGGCCGCCCGGCTCTCTTACTTGTCCTGCTCCGAAGACTGCGATCGCAGCGAAATCCTAGCGCTCAGGGAGGAGATAAAGGTGCTAATGGAAGCACTGCTGGATGCCTCCAATACCCTCTCGGTCTCCCCACTGTCTACTGCCAGCTTGTACATTCGCTTTGAGCTCCTGCAGAGAGACTTGGCCCTCAGGGCCAAGGCACTATTGCTGCACCTGGAGAAGGTCAATACTGAACACCTGCGGGTCATCCGAGGTGTCATTGAACCAGCCCTGTCCCCCCTCTCTCAAGaggacagggagaggagaagagaggcctTTGAAGAGAAGGCAAGTCAGCTAATGTCCAATGTTCAGTGGGTCAAAACCACCCTCCAAGATGTTCTGGAGGCCAGCACTCAACTGCAGTCGCAGGCAAACCTGCTCTCCATCACAGACCACCTCCTGGTCCTCACATCTGATGCAGTGAGCAGCGCCAGCCAGCTCCTCCAGAGCTGCCAGGACGAAGGGCGTCATCTCCACCTAGACAGTATTGCCTGGTACTGGTCAGCAAAGGCGCACTACCTTGTCACGCAGCTTCAGGCTGTCCAGGGCATCAGTGGACATGTTGTGCAGCTCATCAGAGAACGCTTGCAGAATGCAGGGGACCAGCACTCTCCAagaaaacacagcagcacagccaaGCTCTTCCCAGCCCAAGAGCCTGATGCTCTGAACCACACTAAGTCAGCAGAAACTTGCCCAAGCAGGCGCAGACGAGGAAGTGGAGCTGCCAGGGAGGCACATGAAATG CACCAGAACGGTCCTCCCAGCATCTCCCTTGCCAGCAGCCCTGCGAAGCATGAGAGAGAAGACAGTGACATGTGGCAGAGTGGCCCCAGCAAGCTGTCCCAGGTCACCAAGGACATGGCAACAAGGATGCTTCACATGACTCAGTTCCTGAGGAAGAAGGGCCCCATTACG aGTAAGGACCAGCTTGTCGCCTGCGCAAGTCAAATTGCTTCCGACGGGCAGGTATTTGTTAAATTTGGCCTTGTTGTTGCAAAGCACTGCCTCGACCCGAGGtgctccgcagagctgctgtgcgCCGCAGAGCAGACCCACACCATCAGCAGCCAGCTTGGCATGGTGGCCCG gGTAAAAGCAGTCACTACAGAGAGCAAGTCCTCTTCTGAGCTGCTCGTGAGCAACGCGCAGAACCTAATTCAAGCAGTTTTACACAttctgagggcagccgaggcagcATGTATCAAA GGTTTGCGACAGCCCCCGCCTGACTCTGAAGAAGAAGAAGTAGCTGCTTTTTGCATACAGTGGAGAAAAAACCTGTTGCGACATAGAGCCAAGGAGTCTTTAAACTCAGACAGGGATGAATTAGGGCTCCGCAAGACTTGGGCAAGGGCCGAACCCACCCTGGCGGCTATGGTGCAAGAACAATCACCTCAGACCACGAATACCCCCAAGCGTCCAAAACCTATTAAAGGACATACAATTACGGACAGCCACCTGTAA